The Rhodopseudomonas palustris genome window below encodes:
- a CDS encoding DUF4424 domain-containing protein, whose amino-acid sequence MTYCPPARANDTTAALTTGGLEFRTNADIEMLSEDLSISRERIDVRYRFVNRSGPDQHVTVAFPMPEIDYSDANNIEVPNNEADNFLNFRTKVDGRDVAAQLEQKALVGKTDVTARLQALGVPLQPRAKATQTVLEALPAQAQQQLLKDEIVRPDDFDAGKGMEHHLAPNWRLRATYYWDQTFPAGRELVVEHSYTPSVGGSVQTGITGPYSTAEERANYTRKFCAEPSFVEAVAAMTRKNGNQPPPEQRVSYVLTTGANWAKPIGDFHLTIDKGKPNSLVSFCETGVVKTGPTRFEVRKTNFKPSRDLDILIIDAPQ is encoded by the coding sequence ATGACGTACTGCCCGCCGGCGCGAGCCAATGATACCACCGCAGCCCTGACGACCGGCGGGCTCGAATTCCGCACCAATGCCGATATCGAGATGCTGTCGGAGGATCTGTCGATCTCGCGCGAGCGGATCGACGTGCGCTACCGATTCGTCAATCGCTCCGGCCCCGATCAGCACGTCACCGTGGCGTTTCCGATGCCGGAGATCGACTATTCGGACGCCAACAACATCGAAGTGCCGAACAACGAGGCCGACAACTTCCTGAACTTCCGCACCAAGGTCGATGGCCGCGACGTTGCGGCTCAACTCGAACAGAAGGCGCTGGTCGGCAAGACCGACGTCACCGCCCGGCTGCAAGCACTCGGCGTGCCGCTGCAGCCGCGGGCGAAAGCGACGCAGACCGTGCTCGAAGCGCTGCCGGCGCAGGCGCAACAGCAACTGCTCAAAGACGAGATCGTCCGGCCTGACGATTTCGACGCCGGCAAGGGCATGGAGCATCACCTCGCCCCGAATTGGCGGCTGCGGGCGACCTATTACTGGGATCAGACCTTCCCGGCCGGCCGCGAGCTGGTGGTCGAGCACAGTTACACCCCGAGCGTCGGCGGGAGCGTGCAGACCGGCATCACGGGCCCATATTCGACGGCAGAGGAGCGCGCCAACTACACGCGCAAGTTCTGCGCCGAGCCTTCGTTCGTCGAGGCGGTCGCAGCGATGACGCGGAAGAACGGCAACCAGCCGCCGCCGGAGCAGCGCGTCTCCTACGTCCTGACCACCGGCGCCAATTGGGCCAAGCCGATCGGCGATTTCCATCTAACGATCGACAAAGGCAAGCCGAACTCGCTGGTCAGCTTCTGCGAGACCGGCGTGGTCAAAACCGGCCCCACCCGGTTTGAAGTGCGCAAGACCAACTTCAAGCCGAGCCGCGACCTCGACATTCTGATCATCGACGCCCCCCAATAG
- a CDS encoding GTP-binding protein: protein MDHPLLPVTVLSGFLGAGKTTLLNRMLANREGRRLAVIVNDMSEVNIDAELVRQDGGLTRSEETLVEMTNGCICCTLREDLLQEVRRLAESGRFDGLVIESTGIAEPLPIAATFEFRDENGASLSDIARLDTMVTVVDTASLLANYSSQEFLRDRGEVAGADDERTLVDLLVEQIEFADVIVLNKVSATSPSRRETARSIVRALNSDAKIIEADFGDVPLSSVLHTGLFDFERAHQHPLWFKELNGFADHVPETEEYGIRSFVYRARRPFHPLRFQSFCNRSWPGVIRAKGFFWLATRPQHVGEIAQAGAMVRTSKRGLWWSAVPKTHWPDSDDWHEAMKPYFDPVWGDRRQEIVFIGTGEMDETTLRRQLDLCLVGEDAKFAPDAWRQLPDPFPSWAPAQN, encoded by the coding sequence ATGGATCACCCCCTGCTCCCGGTCACCGTGCTGTCCGGCTTTCTCGGCGCCGGCAAAACCACCCTGCTCAACCGGATGCTGGCCAACCGCGAGGGGCGACGGCTGGCGGTGATCGTCAACGACATGAGCGAGGTGAACATCGACGCCGAGCTGGTGCGGCAGGATGGCGGACTGACGCGATCGGAGGAAACGCTGGTCGAGATGACCAACGGCTGCATCTGCTGCACGCTGCGCGAGGACCTTCTGCAGGAAGTGCGCAGACTGGCCGAAAGCGGCCGGTTCGACGGTCTGGTGATCGAGTCAACAGGGATCGCCGAGCCGCTGCCGATCGCCGCGACGTTCGAATTCCGCGACGAGAACGGCGCCAGCCTGTCGGACATTGCACGGCTCGACACCATGGTGACGGTTGTCGACACCGCGAGCCTATTGGCGAACTACTCCAGCCAGGAATTCCTGCGCGATCGCGGCGAAGTCGCCGGTGCCGACGACGAGCGCACGCTGGTCGACCTGCTGGTCGAGCAGATCGAATTCGCCGACGTCATCGTACTCAACAAGGTGTCGGCGACCTCACCGAGCCGGCGCGAAACCGCGCGATCGATCGTGCGGGCGCTGAACTCGGATGCCAAGATCATCGAGGCCGATTTCGGCGACGTGCCGCTGTCGTCGGTGCTGCACACCGGGCTGTTCGATTTCGAGCGCGCGCATCAGCACCCGCTGTGGTTCAAGGAGCTGAACGGCTTCGCCGACCACGTGCCGGAGACCGAGGAATACGGCATCCGCTCATTCGTGTACCGCGCGCGGCGGCCGTTTCATCCGCTGCGGTTTCAGTCGTTCTGCAACCGGAGCTGGCCGGGCGTGATCCGGGCCAAGGGCTTCTTCTGGCTGGCGACACGACCGCAGCATGTCGGCGAAATCGCACAAGCCGGCGCGATGGTGCGGACTTCCAAGCGTGGGTTGTGGTGGTCGGCGGTGCCGAAGACGCATTGGCCGGATAGCGACGACTGGCACGAGGCGATGAAGCCGTACTTCGATCCGGTGTGGGGCGACCGCCGCCAGGAGATCGTGTTCATCGGCACCGGCGAGATGGACGAGACAACGCTGCGCCGCCAGCTCGATCTGTGTCTCGTCGGCGAGGATGCGAAGTTCGCGCCGGATGCGTGGCGGCAGTTGCCCGATCCGTTTCCGAGCTGGGCGCCGGCACAGAACTGA